The following proteins are encoded in a genomic region of Glycine soja cultivar W05 chromosome 17, ASM419377v2, whole genome shotgun sequence:
- the LOC114394258 gene encoding TOM1-like protein 9 has product MVNSMVERATSDMLIGPDWAMNIEICDMLNHDPGQAKDVVKGIKKRIGSKNSKVQLLALTLLETIIKNCGDIVHMHVAERDVLHEMVKIVKKKPDFHVKEKILVLVDTWQEAFGGPRARYPQYYAAYQELLRAGAVFPQRSEQSAPVFTPPQTQPLASYPQNIRDTNVDQDAAQSSAESEFPTLNLTEIQNARGIMDVLAEMLNALDPSNKEGIRQEVIVDLVEQCRTYKQRVVHLVNSTSDESLLCQGLALNDDLQRVLAKHESISSGISTKNENHTENLNPSLAPAGALVDIDAPLVDTGDTSKQTDGRSSSNVEAGSQTLNQLLLPAPPTSNGSTIPAKVDPKWDLLSGDDYNSPKADSSNALVPLGEQPTASPVSQQNALVLFDMFSNGNNAPTSVNSQPPHPANVAGQTSPYAPQFQQQQTVTSQGGFYPNGNAPNAGSPQQYEQSLYTQNTGPAWNGQVAQQQQQQPPSPVYGTQSGSLPPPPWEAQPAADNGSPLAGAQYPHMQNSGHPMGPQTMGNDQGVGMYMQPNANSHMSGMNNHVGSNQMGLQPQHMQGVAGPYMGMAPHQMQGGPVMYPQQMYGNQFMGYGYDQRQGVHYQQQGVPYIERQMYGMSVRDDSSLRNPYQASTTSYAPSGKPSKPEDKLFGDLVDMAKVKPKPTPGRAGSM; this is encoded by the exons GCAAGCAAAGGATGTTGTTAAAGGTATAAAGAAGCGGATTGGAAGTAAAAATTCAAAAGTTCAACTTCTTGCACTAACT TTGTTGGAGACAATCATAAAGAACTGTGGAGATAttgttcacatgcatgttgcaGAAAGAGATGTGCTTCATGAGATGGTGAAAAtagtaaagaaaaag CCTGATTTTCATGTCAAAGAAAAGATACTGGTTCTTGTAGATACTTGGCAAGAAGCTTTTGGAGGCCCAAGGGCAAGATATCCACAATATTATGCTGCATACCAGGAACTGTTG CGTGCTGGGGCAGTATTCCCTCAGAGGTCGGAACAATCTGCACCTGTATTCACACCTCCACAAACACAGCCATTGGCATCTTACCCTCAAAATATACGCGACACAAATGTTGACCAGGACGCAGCTCAGTCCTCTGCAGAGTCTGAGTTTCCAACACTCAA TTTGACTGAAATTCAGAATGCACGTGGCATCATGGATGTTCTTGCAGAAATGCTCAATGCCTTAGACCCTAGTAACAAAGAA GGGATTAGACAGGAGGTTATTGTTGATTTGGTGGAGCAGTGTCGAACTTACAAGCAGAGAGTGGTTCACCTTGTCAACTCAACTTC GGATGAATCACTGCTATGCCAAGGACTAGCCCTGAATGATGATCTTCAGCGTGTACTGGCCAAGCACGAATCTATTTCTTCTGGAATTTCTACCAAAAACGAAAATCACACTGAGAATTTGAATCCTTCACTTGCACCTGCTGGAGCTCTTGTAGACATTGATGCTCCTTTGGTTGATACTGGAGATACTAGCAAACAAACTGATGGGAG ATCCTCTTCTAATGTTGAAGCAGGGTCCCAAACATTGAATCAGTTACTACTTCCTGCACCTCCAACTTCTAATGGTTCAACAATTCCTGCCAAGGTTGATCCCAAATGGGACCTGCTCAGTGGCGATGACTATAACTCACCAAAAGCGGATTCATCAAATGCTCTTGTTCCTCTAGGAGAACAACCAACTGCCAGTCCTGTTTCTCAGCAGAATGCCCTTGTTCTTTTTGATATGTTTTCTAATGGAAATAATGCACCTACATCTGTCAATTCCCAGCCACCCCATCCAGCTAATGTTGCTGGCCAAACCAGTCCATATGCTCCCCAATTTCAACAACAGCAAACAGTCACATCTCAAGGTGGATTTTACCCCAATGGAAATGCCCCAAATGCAGGTTCACCTCAGCAGTATGAGCAATCATTGTATACACAAAATACAGGTCCTGCCTGGAATGGTCAGGTTGCCCAacagcaacagcaacaaccaCCTTCACCTGTTTATG GCACACAAAGTGGATCATTGCCACCACCTCCTTGGGAAGCTCAACCAGCAGCAGATAATGGAAGTCCATTAGCGGGCGCTCAGTATCCACACATGCAGAATTCTGGACATCCTATGGGGCCTCAAACAATGGGCAATGACCAGGGTGTTGGTATGTATATGCAGCCAAATGCTAACAGCCATATGTCAGGAATGAATAACCATGTTGGGAGCAATCAAATGGGCTTGCAACCTCAGCATATGCAAGGTGTTGCAGGACCCTACATGGGCATGGCTCCACATCAAATGCAGGGTGGTCCTGTGATGTATCCTCAACAGATGTACGGAAACCAATTTATGGGATACGGCTATGATCAACGACAAGGAGTTCATTATCAGCAACAAGGAGTTCCATATATTGAACGGCAAATGTATGGTATGTCTGTTAGAGACGATAGTAGTTTGAGAAACCCTTACCAAGCTTCTACCACATCGTATGCTCCATCTGGGAAGCCTTCCAAGCCAGAGGATAAGTTATTTGGAGACCTTGTTGACATGGCAAAAGTGAAGCCAAAACCCACTCCAGGCCGAGCTGGTAGCATGTAA